GATGCAACTTCTGCTACAAGTTTTGCACCCATATTTTCGAATGCATTTTCAAGCTCGATTTCTTTTGCAATGGTTACACCATCATTAGTGATGAGTGGTGAACCAAATTTGCGCTCAAGTACGACGTTACGACCTTTTGGCCCAAGTGTTACTTTTACAGCGTCTGCTAGTGTATCTACACCGCGTAGCATTGCGGAACGTGCTTCTTCGTTAAATTTAAGTTCTTTAGCCATTGTAAATGATTCCCTCCAGAGTTTTCTATTTGTCTACTATGTTTACGTTTTAATTAATTATCCAATAATTGCAAGAATATCGCTTTCGCGAAGGATTAAGTATTCAGTACCTTCATACTTCACTTCAGTGCCTGCATATTTAGAGAAGATGATACGGTCGCCTTCAGATACTTCTAGTTCGACGCGCTGTCCGTTCTCAAGAACACGGCCTGTACCAGCAGCAATTACTTTTCCTTCTTGTGGCTTTTCTTTCGCAGAGTCTGGTAGCACAATGCCGCTTGATGTTTTTTCTTCTGCTTCGATTAATTCGATAATGATACGGTCACCTAGTGGTTTCAACAAATGAAACAACCTCCTCGAGATAATGTGTAATTTTTATTCTTCTTAGCACTCACTTAAGTTGAGTGCTAACACAACTCTTATAATAAATAATTTTACACATAATTGCAAGTAAAAGCGTTCGACATTTTCTTCTTTTGCCAAACGTCTTTTTTCGCGTTAAACTAGTCAACATGTATGGAAGAAAGGTTGTGCACCGTGAAAAACTGGGTTATTGCTTTGATGATCTTCTTGACGTATGTGTTGCTACAGATTGCTAGCATTTTTCTTGCCCCTGAATTAATCGTTTATTTCACCGGCAAAGACTTGTCCAAAGTAGAAGCCGTTTCACAAGGATTCGCTTGGACGTTATTCATCACGCAAGGTATCGCGGCACTCATAATTGCTGTGATCCTGTTACGGAATAAAAAGTTCATACCTGTATTTAAAGGAAAAACGTCAGGATTTGGAAGCGTTCTTCTATGGGGGGTACTCGGCTTCTTTCTCGCCATGGCGGGACAAATTGTAGGTGCTGCGATTGAATCGGTGTTCGGTGTGACCGCTGGCTCCGAGAATACAGAATTATTATCGAATATCTCGAAAACCGCTCCTATTATCATTTTTGCCATGGTGTTGTTTGCACCGTTTCTTGAAGAAGTTGTGTTCCGCCGGATTATCTTCGGTGGCTTGTACACTAAGACGAACTTCTGGATCGCTGCAATTGTCAGTGCTATCGTCTTTGCTGCTGTACATGGTGAGTTGCAGCACTTGCTCATGTACTTGATGCCAGGCCTCGCGTTCGCCTTCGTCTATTACAAGACCAAGCGCCTACTGACCCCAATGCTTGCCCATTTCCTCATGAACAGTTTCGTTACTGTTGTTCAGTGGAATGCGGATAAACTGCAACAACTACAAGATATGCAACAGAGTATCGTATTATTCCTACAATAGAAAAAATCTCCTCGTAAATGAGGAGATTTTTTTATTGTGGTTATGTGGGAGGTTAAATTGGCTTGTGGTTCGGGGATTGGAGTTCCAGCAGGGGACGCTTTCCTGAAGGCGTGGCCCCTGCTGGAACTCCAATCCCTACATTTAAAGTGTATCGATATAGATCAATCACTGGTGGTATTGCCTGAACTATTGTTGCCTTTCAACTTATCTAAGTTCAAGTACAAGAGTATAAAGCTATTTAACAATATGCGATTAGAAAGCATATTTAAACACTGTCTAGGTTCTTACTTTTTCTTTATCTACCAAACTTCAGAACATCACAGTAGTTGATCGTAAGTGGAAGGCAGCGACTCCCGATGGATCAGCGAAAGCCGTAGCGCAGGACGGCTTTTGCGAGTAAAAGCGAAGCGTTAGGAGCATGCACTTTCCTAGACTGAAATTAGCTAGCCACGCCCATAGGAAAGCGCCCGCCTGGAACGTCGATCAACGGTGCCTTCCCCACTCTCAAAACCTTTATTGAGCTGCCATAATCTGCACCATCTTATCGATATCAGGCTTTGCTGTCCCTCTAACATTCTCTGTCAAAATACTAAAGATCAGTTCTTGTCCACTCCTTGTCTTTACATAACCCGACAACGAATCCGTACCGTTAAGTGAACCAGTTTTCGCTTGCACCTTGCCTCTGACAACAGGACTTGTCAAACGATTGCGTAACGTTCCGCCTAGCATTCGGTCATTCACACCAGCGATTGGTAACGAACGCTCAAACGCTGGATACCACTCCTTGGATTGAGCTACATATAACACTTCTGATATTTTCTCAGAAGGGATTTTGTTTTTATGCGACATACCTGAACCATCCTCTAAATACATACCTTTCGTGCTAATGCCGTCTTTTTCTAACGTTTCTCTGACGACACGCAAGCCAGCATTCCAGCTTCCTTCATTATACACAGCACGTCCCATCGACTTCGCCAAAATCTCTGCATGAGAGTTGTTGCTGTACTTCATGAATGGCATCATCAAATAATACAATGACATCGATTCTTTCTTTGCGAGTAACTTTGCGTTCACAGGAGTTTTCCCCCGTGTTACACGAGCAGTCGGTTGAAGCTTGATCCCTTCTTTAGCTAACGCTCGTTTGAAGACGTCCGCTGTATAAGCTGTTGGATTAGATACCGTCACCCATTGTCGCTTACCGTTTGAATGAAGTGGAATATTGCCCGAAACGATAATCGTGTTCGTGCCTTGCTGACGTTTTATCGTAACGGTATTCCGTTGATTTTTCGGTACAGTGCGTGTGCGGTTAACGACTTTTACGATGTCTGTATGCGGAGTCAATGTGACTGCTCCTGCCCTACCGTTTCGCGTCGGCTTCGCTTGGACAATTGTCGTGCCCGCGTCGTAGTCTTTATTCGGTGAGATGGTCAGTGCCGAAACTTGCGCTGCGTAATAATAAGTTTCATCTGATTTATAAATACCTGGCGATAGACGTTGCGTATCAAACCATGTATCATCCGCCACGATATGTCCTGTTACGGAATGGATACCTGATTCACGCATATGACGTGCCAAGCGCAATAAGTCGGCTTCAAGTAATGTCGGATCACCTGTCCCGCGCAAATATAGATGACCGTCGAGGATACCGTTTTTCACCGTACCGTTCGTTAAGACATCTGTATCGAATGTATAATCTTTCCCTAGTACTTCAAGAGCTGCTGTACTTGTTAATACTTTTACGTTTGAAGCGGGCGTGACACCCTTATTTCTGCGGTATTGATAGACAATGCGATTAGAATCCGCTTCACGTACGATGATACTACTTCGCGTACCACGCATACGCTGACTTGTGATCACTTGGTTAATCCCTGCTTCTAACCCTTTATAGGACTGCTGAGCCGCAGCTGCCTGTCCTTCTATAATTGGAGTCGTAACACTCGCTATAAACAACATTGCACCTAGTAACCACTTGCTCCATCTAGTTGGAGTCTTTTTATTGTTCACTTGTATTCATTTCCCCCTACTCATTCTATTCTTAAATAGTTTACCATAGGGGCATTGGTAAATGAACCCATATTTGATCATGGCACCATAAACGCAAAAGACCCCCTTGCAGTAGCAAGAGGATCTGAATGGATTTACTTATCGCCTGTTTTATTCATCACTTCATCAATCTGACGCTGTTGCTCAGCCTTCACTTCTTCCATCTGACGCAGACGTTCCGCTTTCTCGAACTTCCGATAACCTAGACGCGAAATCACGATACTGACCTCATATAAAATGAATAACGGAACCGTGGTGAATAAATGCGAGACGATGTCAGGCGGTGTAATGAACGCAGCCAATACGAATAACACAAAATAGGCAACTTTTCGCATTTTGACGAGTACTTTAGGCTGCAACACACCAAGACGTGATAAAAACAAAATGACGATCGGTAACTGAAAGACGAAACCGAACGGCAATAGGAGCGAGAATAAAAAAGAGAAATATTCATTAATACCGATTGTCTGTTCAATGTTTAATTGACCTGACAGATTAATCATGAATTTCATGACATACGGTAGCAATATAAAATAGGAGAAACTGATTCCTGCTAAAAACAGGAGAAAAGCAAATGGGATATACGACAACGTGATACGCCGTTCCAAATCACGAAGTCCCGGTGAAATAAAGGCCCAAAATTGATACATGATGACCGGTGAAATAATTACAATCGCAAGAAATACAATGACTTTCAAATAGATCACGACTGGATCTACGACGTTAAATGCATTCAATGTGACTTGTTCAGCCGGTGTATCAAATTGTATAAAATTAATCAGCGGCTTCGCCAAGAAGAAACTACCGATTGCCCCAACAATAAAGAAAACGACGATTACCATCAGCCGTTTTCGAACTTCATCTATATGTTCAATGATCGTTAAGTCTTTATCTGCCATCAGAATAACACCCTAACTCAGCGCACTTCTTCTTTCTTGTCTTCCACCTTTTTTACATCATCTTCGTCATCTGTAAGGCCTTTAGTTGCGTTTTTGAACTCGCGCAATGAAGAACCGAACGCTTTACCGATTTCAGGTAATTTCTTAGGACCAAATATAAGCAATGCGATCACAGCGATAATCAGTAAACTTCCGATACCTGGAGCCATGTTGGCCACCTCCTCATAATATGTCTATTCTACATGAAATCCTATCATTTTACTATCACGGTGTCATGTAATTTGTGAATCTTTTACGTCCGTTTTGATGAGATAAATCAAGGTTTGTAGCTCAACAGACAAGTCGATTGTCTGAATGCGGATTGTGTCTGGTACAGCCAATCGTTCAGGAGTAAAGTTCAAAATCCCTTTCACTGACGTGGTAGCGAGACGATCAGTCAATTCTTGTGCCACACGTGATGGAACGGTCAAAATGACCATTTCAATGCCTAGTTCATTAATTTTCTCTTCAATACGATCAGGTGGATAGATAAGAATATCATTCTTCAATTCACCTTCATGTGGTGCTTTTGGATCGAATGCCACGACAATTTTCGTGTTATGAATCTTTTGGAAATTGTATTTCAAAAAAGCGTTACCGAGGCTACCTACCCCGATTAATGCCACATTGGTTTCTTCGTCTTGATCGAGTGTTTCGCGGAAGAATTGCAACAAGGAATCGACGTCATAGCCATATCCTTTGCGTCCGAGCGCTCCAAAATGCGAGAAATCCCTTCGGATCGTCGCCGCGTCAATTTTCATCGCTTCACTTAATTCGCCTGATGAAATGCGTTGTACACCTTTGTCTGCATAATTTCGTAAAAATCTATAATATAAAGGCAACCGTTTTGATGTTGCCTGCGGAATTCTAGGTTTACTCACAGCTGTGCCCTACCTCCATTGTCACTTCAATGACCAACCCCTAAACAAGGGTATAGCCGCTTTTATCGTACAGCACAACGAGATTATTGTAAAGCCGATTATTGCAGGGAACGGCCCATTCCATTAAACTGATAAGGAATAGAGGTGTGGGGCTTGATTATTTTACAAGTGAATGGACTGACCAAGTCTTTTTCAGGCACGGATCTACTAGAGAACGTCCGTCTCGAAGTACAGCATCGAGATCGCGTCGCACTAGTTGGTCGGAACGGCGCTGGAAAATCAACATTATTAAAAATAATTGCAGGTGAACTATCCGCAGATGAAGGAGATATTATCATTCCAAAAGATGTACGCATGGGTTATCTCGAACAGCACAGCGGACTGGATTCGGAATTAACGATTTGGGATGAAGTGATGACGGTATTCGCACCCCTTCGTGAAAAGGAAAGTCGCCTGCGTACGCTAGAGCATGAAATGGCAAATCCAACGGTATATGAAGATCCAGATCGCTATGCTCGCGTCATGACGGAATATGATGAACTGCAAATTGAATTTAAGGAAGCAGGAGGCTATCAGTTTGAAGCCGATGCTCGTTCTGTGCTTCATGGCATGCGGTTTTATCCAGATGACTTCGAGAAGCCTGTGCATTTACTGTCTGGTGGTCAAAAAACTCGTCTAGCGCTTGCAAGGATGCTTCTGAGCAAGCCAGACTTACTGATACTTGATGAACCGACAAATCACTTGGATATCGAAACACTGAACTGGCTCGAACGATATTTGTCGGGTTACGAAGGGGCCATTTTAATCGTTTCGCATGATCGCTACTTCCTTGATAAAGTTGTTACAACCGTTTATGAAGTGTCTCGGCGAAAAGTCTCCAAGTACAGTGGTAATTACAGTTCATACTTAGACGAGAAAGCGAAAAACTACGAACGTGACCAGAAGTTGTTCAGCCAAGAAAAAGATGAACGCGCCAAGTTGGAAGAGTTTATTCAGAAAAATATTGCGCGCGCATCTACTTCCAAAATGGCGAAAAGCCGACGTAAACAACTAGAGCGTAGGGACTGGACGGACTCCCCTGATGGCGATGAGAAATCCGCGAACTTCTCCTTCTCAATTGATCGACCGAGCGGTAATGATGTACTGTCGCTAGACGACGTCAAAATTGGCTATGGTGAAAAGCCGGTATCGAAGAATATTAATCTACGTATTTATAAAGGTGATCGCGTAGCATTTATCGGTCCAAATGGTGTCGGCAAATCGACGTTACTTAAAACCATTGTTAAACGCAATGAACTACTAGGCGGAGAAATCCGTTATGGAACGAATGTCCAATTCGGTTATTATGACCAAAACCAAGCGACACTCATTGGTTCCGGTACCGTTTTACAGGAAATATGGGATGACTGGCCACAAATGAATGAAAAAGATGTCCGTTCATTACTTGGACGCTTCTTGTTCACGGGCGACGATATAGAAAAACTTGTCTCTTCACTGTCAGGCGGAGAAAAGGCTCGTCTTTCATTGGCCCAATTAATGCTCGAGAAATCTAATACATTGATCTTGGACGAGCCAACGAACCATTTAGATCTCGACAGCAAAGAGATATTAGAAAATGCACTAGACGACTTCCCGGGGACCATTCTGTTCGTGTCACATGACCGGTACTTTATCAACCGACTCGCAACCAAAGTTATTGAAATGAGTGACGATGGCGCTGTTGAGTATCTGGGCGACTATGATTACTTCATCGAGAAAAAAACTGAGATGGAGGAAATACTAGCCGTCACACGACTTGAACAACAATCCAAACAACCCATCATTAAAAAAGAAGTGGCGAATAAAGAAAACCAACGCCACGAACGCCGACTAACTAGATCCATTGCTGACTTAGAGAAAAAACTCGAAGCTTTCGACGAAGAAATCGAAACTCTGCAAGCAAAACTACTAGAACCCGAACTGGCGAATAACCACATTGAGCTAATGGATATCCAACGCCAAATCGATGAAATACAAGCCGTCCATGACGAACAAGCAGAAGAATGGTTGTTACTTCAAGATGAGTTAGAAAACTTATAAAGACGTCTGGAGCTTTAAATGAATGTCATACAAACTGAGCATTGAGAACTGATTGGTTCTTGATGCTTTTTTTGTACTGGCTTAGTTATGAAGGATAATGGTGATGGTATGAGCGGTTATGGCTTCGTATAGAGCGGTCGCGCGGGGAGTATGAGCGGTTGCGGCTTCACATAGAGCGGTCGCGCAGGAAGTATGAGCGGTTACGGCTACTCATAGAGCGGACAAACAGGAAGTATGAGCGATTACGGCTACTCACAGAGCGGTCGCGCAGGAAGTATGAGCGGTTACGGCTACTCATAGAGCGGTCGCGCGGAGAGTATGAGCGGTTACGGCTACTCATAGAGCGGCCACACTGGAAGTATGAGCGGTTACGACTACTCATAGAGCGGCCAAACAGAAAGTATTAGCGATTACGACTTACCGTAGAGTGATCTTCACATTCCACAGAGCGCTTGTGCAAAACATGATGCTTCAACTATATTATCCGAACAATCTCGCGACAAATTACGACAAGAATCAGTTCATTCCTCCTATCATTCGTCATTTTCATACTTTCATTAAAAACAGCAAGCTAAAATATACTTTATTTCTCCACAATCTTCTCCACAGATTAAATCCCCGTTTGAACACATATGAACATAGTTATCCACTTCATCCACAGTTATTTGTTTATTAGTCCACATA
This window of the Sporosarcina ureae genome carries:
- the groES gene encoding co-chaperone GroES, translating into MLKPLGDRIIIELIEAEEKTSSGIVLPDSAKEKPQEGKVIAAGTGRVLENGQRVELEVSEGDRIIFSKYAGTEVKYEGTEYLILRESDILAIIG
- a CDS encoding CPBP family intramembrane glutamic endopeptidase, which encodes MKNWVIALMIFLTYVLLQIASIFLAPELIVYFTGKDLSKVEAVSQGFAWTLFITQGIAALIIAVILLRNKKFIPVFKGKTSGFGSVLLWGVLGFFLAMAGQIVGAAIESVFGVTAGSENTELLSNISKTAPIIIFAMVLFAPFLEEVVFRRIIFGGLYTKTNFWIAAIVSAIVFAAVHGELQHLLMYLMPGLAFAFVYYKTKRLLTPMLAHFLMNSFVTVVQWNADKLQQLQDMQQSIVLFLQ
- the dacB gene encoding D-alanyl-D-alanine carboxypeptidase/D-alanyl-D-alanine-endopeptidase produces the protein MNNKKTPTRWSKWLLGAMLFIASVTTPIIEGQAAAAQQSYKGLEAGINQVITSQRMRGTRSSIIVREADSNRIVYQYRRNKGVTPASNVKVLTSTAALEVLGKDYTFDTDVLTNGTVKNGILDGHLYLRGTGDPTLLEADLLRLARHMRESGIHSVTGHIVADDTWFDTQRLSPGIYKSDETYYYAAQVSALTISPNKDYDAGTTIVQAKPTRNGRAGAVTLTPHTDIVKVVNRTRTVPKNQRNTVTIKRQQGTNTIIVSGNIPLHSNGKRQWVTVSNPTAYTADVFKRALAKEGIKLQPTARVTRGKTPVNAKLLAKKESMSLYYLMMPFMKYSNNSHAEILAKSMGRAVYNEGSWNAGLRVVRETLEKDGISTKGMYLEDGSGMSHKNKIPSEKISEVLYVAQSKEWYPAFERSLPIAGVNDRMLGGTLRNRLTSPVVRGKVQAKTGSLNGTDSLSGYVKTRSGQELIFSILTENVRGTAKPDIDKMVQIMAAQ
- the tatC gene encoding twin-arginine translocase subunit TatC, with protein sequence MADKDLTIIEHIDEVRKRLMVIVVFFIVGAIGSFFLAKPLINFIQFDTPAEQVTLNAFNVVDPVVIYLKVIVFLAIVIISPVIMYQFWAFISPGLRDLERRITLSYIPFAFLLFLAGISFSYFILLPYVMKFMINLSGQLNIEQTIGINEYFSFLFSLLLPFGFVFQLPIVILFLSRLGVLQPKVLVKMRKVAYFVLFVLAAFITPPDIVSHLFTTVPLFILYEVSIVISRLGYRKFEKAERLRQMEEVKAEQQRQIDEVMNKTGDK
- a CDS encoding twin-arginine translocase TatA/TatE family subunit — protein: MAPGIGSLLIIAVIALLIFGPKKLPEIGKAFGSSLREFKNATKGLTDDEDDVKKVEDKKEEVR
- a CDS encoding redox-sensing transcriptional repressor Rex, whose translation is MSKPRIPQATSKRLPLYYRFLRNYADKGVQRISSGELSEAMKIDAATIRRDFSHFGALGRKGYGYDVDSLLQFFRETLDQDEETNVALIGVGSLGNAFLKYNFQKIHNTKIVVAFDPKAPHEGELKNDILIYPPDRIEEKINELGIEMVILTVPSRVAQELTDRLATTSVKGILNFTPERLAVPDTIRIQTIDLSVELQTLIYLIKTDVKDSQIT
- a CDS encoding ABC-F family ATP-binding cassette domain-containing protein; this encodes MIILQVNGLTKSFSGTDLLENVRLEVQHRDRVALVGRNGAGKSTLLKIIAGELSADEGDIIIPKDVRMGYLEQHSGLDSELTIWDEVMTVFAPLREKESRLRTLEHEMANPTVYEDPDRYARVMTEYDELQIEFKEAGGYQFEADARSVLHGMRFYPDDFEKPVHLLSGGQKTRLALARMLLSKPDLLILDEPTNHLDIETLNWLERYLSGYEGAILIVSHDRYFLDKVVTTVYEVSRRKVSKYSGNYSSYLDEKAKNYERDQKLFSQEKDERAKLEEFIQKNIARASTSKMAKSRRKQLERRDWTDSPDGDEKSANFSFSIDRPSGNDVLSLDDVKIGYGEKPVSKNINLRIYKGDRVAFIGPNGVGKSTLLKTIVKRNELLGGEIRYGTNVQFGYYDQNQATLIGSGTVLQEIWDDWPQMNEKDVRSLLGRFLFTGDDIEKLVSSLSGGEKARLSLAQLMLEKSNTLILDEPTNHLDLDSKEILENALDDFPGTILFVSHDRYFINRLATKVIEMSDDGAVEYLGDYDYFIEKKTEMEEILAVTRLEQQSKQPIIKKEVANKENQRHERRLTRSIADLEKKLEAFDEEIETLQAKLLEPELANNHIELMDIQRQIDEIQAVHDEQAEEWLLLQDELENL